In methanogenic archaeon ISO4-H5, the following are encoded in one genomic region:
- a CDS encoding adhesin-like protein produces the protein MSFRWTLMVVSAVLAVVCVFMICDADGSDADPASGQCGDNLYWSMDSDKCVTFTGSGDMWDYTITDERGWKDCNSVILPDGLTNIGELAFYYCSSLESVTIPDSVTSIKADAFRYCASLASVTIPDSVTSLGNGAFNHCASLASVTIPDSVTTIGNLAFEYCELLESVTIPDSVTSIGYGVFYRCSSLASVIIPDSVTSIGEIAFYGCSSLASVTISDSVTSIGDSAFFDCSSLASVTIPDSVTSVGESAFRYCSSLASVTVPDSVTSIGTYAFQGCNSLTTLYIPCNNPLGITANDSVNNGGISQNVDEDNLFLIHDYSATYTWANDGSACTVDIACSHGDTENHQEHPDVAHTVKIPPTETEMGTTAYSVSGTYDDFTYSDTKDVQDIPATGKPGGSNDSTLLYIAAGGAVAAIALIGGAFFLLRKR, from the coding sequence ATGAGCTTCCGCTGGACCTTAATGGTGGTTTCTGCAGTGCTGGCAGTGGTATGCGTGTTCATGATCTGCGACGCGGACGGCTCGGACGCAGATCCCGCTTCTGGCCAATGCGGTGACAACCTGTACTGGAGCATGGATTCTGATAAATGTGTCACCTTCACGGGATCCGGCGACATGTGGGATTATACCATCACCGATGAACGCGGATGGAAGGATTGCAACTCGGTGATTCTGCCCGACGGACTTACCAATATCGGGGAGTTAGCGTTCTACTATTGTTCATCGCTCGAATCCGTGACCATCCCCGACTCGGTAACATCCATCAAGGCGGATGCGTTCCGTTATTGTGCATCGCTCGCATCCGTGACCATCCCTGATTCGGTAACATCCCTCGGGAACGGTGCATTCAATCATTGTGCATCGCTCGCATCCGTGACCATCCCTGATTCGGTCACCACCATTGGGAATCTTGCGTTCGAATATTGTGAACTGCTCGAATCCGTGACCATCCCCGACTCGGTAACATCCATCGGATATGGTGTGTTCTACCGTTGTTCATCGCTCGCATCCGTGATCATCCCCGACTCGGTAACATCCATCGGGGAGATTGCGTTCTACGGTTGTTCATCGCTCGCATCCGTGACCATCTCCGACTCGGTAACATCCATCGGGGATAGCGCGTTCTTCGATTGTTCATCGCTCGCATCCGTGACCATCCCCGACTCGGTCACATCCGTCGGGGAGTCTGCGTTCCGTTATTGTTCATCGCTCGCATCCGTGACCGTCCCTGACTCGGTAACATCCATCGGAACCTATGCTTTCCAAGGATGCAATTCACTCACAACGCTTTACATCCCGTGCAACAACCCTCTGGGAATCACTGCAAATGACAGTGTGAACAACGGGGGGATTTCTCAGAATGTGGACGAAGACAATCTTTTCCTGATTCATGACTATTCCGCCACATACACTTGGGCTAATGACGGTTCGGCCTGCACGGTGGACATTGCATGCTCCCACGGTGATACCGAGAACCATCAGGAACATCCGGACGTCGCCCATACGGTCAAGATCCCCCCGACGGAGACCGAGATGGGTACCACCGCCTATTCCGTCTCCGGGACCTACGACGACTTCACCTATTCCGACACCAAGGACGTGCAGGACATCCCGGCCACAGGAAAGCCCGGCGGCAGTAACGACAGCACCCTCCTCTACATCGCCGCGGGCGGTGCGGTCGCCGCCATCGCACTCATCGGCGGAGCGTTCTTCCTCCTGAGGAAGAGGTGA
- a CDS encoding cell division cycle protein 48-related protein, with the protein MSNETAAAMKMGTVAVPRNAKEIGTEYGGRTDIVELVLHSGIRNIQEGAFRGCTSLERFVLEEGGKYSLLQGCIYDGKTLVAYPPGLKDKEFEVPEETEKISDYAFNGNPYLKKIVIGDEVCSMTGRAFLGCKNLFSVPIGEYNDAFTTDGPIVFNGDSTELVYIPPMSKPKMLNLPEQERLGPACLADCRTLRILNLGDSLEDVAEDAFGESCRPKKLGIPDNVECRLPFKFAGKKGGNLAEKNIPGHMYRLYKDGVYRQIGEFDAIDFPMSEFEFERSEDEEPSFSPFGGIKFAPVKVTDASIDDIAGLEDVKTLIRNHIILPSRKPELFRTFDLNTSTGVLLYGPPGNGKTMLARAVAAELDADFFSVKPTDIHNCFVGESELRLKCLFETARKSERAVIFFDDFDSIGRARGNSLEPWQGDLIAELLIQMQGLEKHSGTLLVLAATNRPWELDSALLRPGRFGFQIHVGLPDAEARETIFRKRLAKIPCESIDCAYLADRTEGYNGADIEQVIDCAKMHRILEIESGDGGEKMTLEDLEFALTQISSSVSKRDLRDIANYRRGEMMADGDETYTSTDQDVPGYN; encoded by the coding sequence ATGAGCAACGAAACAGCGGCAGCTATGAAGATGGGGACAGTCGCCGTCCCCAGGAACGCGAAGGAGATCGGAACGGAATACGGAGGAAGGACCGACATAGTCGAACTGGTCCTTCATTCCGGAATCAGGAACATACAGGAGGGCGCCTTCCGGGGCTGCACCTCCCTGGAGAGGTTCGTCCTCGAGGAAGGCGGAAAATACTCCCTCCTGCAGGGATGCATCTACGATGGGAAGACGCTCGTCGCATACCCTCCCGGACTCAAGGACAAGGAGTTCGAGGTCCCCGAAGAGACCGAGAAGATCTCCGATTATGCATTCAACGGCAATCCTTACCTGAAGAAGATCGTCATCGGGGATGAGGTATGCAGCATGACCGGCAGAGCATTCCTGGGCTGCAAGAACCTCTTCTCCGTTCCGATCGGCGAATACAACGACGCATTCACGACGGACGGCCCCATAGTGTTCAATGGGGATTCCACCGAATTGGTATACATTCCGCCCATGTCGAAACCCAAGATGCTGAACCTGCCCGAGCAGGAGCGTCTGGGTCCCGCATGTCTCGCCGACTGCCGCACGCTCCGCATCCTGAATCTGGGGGATTCTCTGGAGGACGTAGCGGAAGATGCCTTCGGCGAGAGTTGCCGTCCCAAAAAGCTTGGCATCCCGGATAACGTCGAATGCAGACTACCATTCAAATTCGCCGGCAAGAAGGGAGGCAACCTGGCCGAGAAGAACATCCCCGGACACATGTACCGTCTCTACAAGGACGGCGTCTACCGGCAGATAGGAGAATTCGATGCGATAGACTTCCCCATGTCCGAATTCGAGTTCGAGAGGTCAGAAGACGAAGAGCCGTCCTTCTCCCCCTTCGGCGGGATAAAATTCGCACCCGTCAAGGTCACGGATGCCTCCATAGATGACATCGCCGGTCTGGAAGATGTCAAGACCCTGATCAGGAACCACATTATCCTCCCCTCCAGGAAGCCGGAGCTGTTCCGTACGTTCGATCTGAACACGAGCACGGGAGTGCTCCTCTACGGTCCTCCGGGCAACGGGAAGACCATGCTCGCCAGAGCTGTCGCGGCCGAACTCGACGCGGACTTCTTCAGCGTCAAGCCCACCGACATCCACAACTGCTTCGTCGGCGAGAGCGAGTTGCGTCTGAAGTGTCTGTTCGAGACTGCCCGCAAGAGCGAGAGGGCGGTGATCTTCTTCGACGACTTCGACTCCATCGGCAGGGCCAGAGGAAACAGTTTGGAACCCTGGCAGGGAGACCTCATCGCAGAGCTACTGATACAGATGCAGGGGCTGGAGAAGCATTCCGGGACCCTGCTGGTGCTTGCGGCGACCAACCGCCCCTGGGAACTGGATTCCGCCCTGCTTAGGCCGGGGAGGTTCGGGTTCCAGATCCACGTGGGCCTTCCCGATGCGGAGGCAAGGGAGACCATATTCAGGAAGAGGTTGGCGAAGATCCCCTGCGAGAGCATCGACTGCGCCTACCTTGCCGACAGGACCGAGGGCTACAACGGAGCCGACATCGAGCAAGTGATCGACTGCGCCAAGATGCATAGGATACTCGAGATAGAGTCCGGCGACGGGGGCGAGAAAATGACCTTGGAAGACCTGGAATTCGCATTGACCCAGATATCGAGTTCCGTCTCCAAGCGCGACCTCCGTGATATCGCCAACTACCGCCGCGGAGAGATGATGGCTGACGGGGATGAGACGTACACCTCCACGGACCAGGATGTCCCCGGTTACAACTGA
- a CDS encoding transmembrane protein: protein MSKLALAAVIVVAVLAVGGFAAYKAMEKVEDDNTIHTQWDYKAGTSTNAGSGYKNVTYDICIKNIEKDDTKKADILASSVKLIGSDDCSYSVTSSTGTSLITIFTKDGYTGMGNGVSVDMNKSKTFTVTFKIPNTVSVKSINIAQHLTSFERNDSLLV from the coding sequence ATGTCTAAATTGGCATTGGCAGCAGTTATAGTGGTTGCCGTATTGGCGGTCGGAGGATTCGCCGCCTATAAGGCAATGGAGAAAGTCGAAGACGATAACACCATCCACACCCAGTGGGATTACAAGGCAGGGACCTCGACCAACGCGGGTTCCGGCTACAAGAACGTCACCTACGATATCTGCATCAAGAACATCGAGAAGGACGACACCAAGAAGGCCGACATCCTCGCCAGTTCCGTCAAACTCATCGGATCCGACGATTGCTCGTATTCGGTGACATCCTCTACCGGAACGAGTCTCATCACCATCTTCACCAAGGACGGTTATACAGGCATGGGCAACGGAGTCTCCGTCGATATGAACAAGAGCAAAACGTTCACGGTCACCTTCAAGATCCCCAACACCGTGTCGGTGAAGTCGATAAATATCGCGCAGCACCTGACCTCCTTCGAGAGGAACGATTCCCTCCTCGTATGA
- a CDS encoding prevent-host-death family protein, whose protein sequence is MATIVPITEMRNTSKMFEMSENEPVYITKNGYGSRVLLNIETYNRIKEILLDIELEDAYQRSETDGRNVEAHEFLKRLRNE, encoded by the coding sequence ATGGCAACTATAGTCCCGATAACAGAAATGAGGAACACCTCGAAGATGTTCGAGATGTCCGAGAATGAACCTGTCTACATAACCAAGAATGGCTATGGCTCCCGGGTGCTTCTGAACATCGAGACCTATAATCGTATCAAGGAGATTCTGTTGGACATCGAACTCGAAGATGCATACCAGAGATCTGAGACCGACGGGAGGAATGTCGAGGCTCATGAATTCCTGAAGAGGCTCAGGAATGAGTAA
- a CDS encoding addiction module toxin, RelE/StbE family, giving the protein MSNYAVELSGDAQDQISEIYGYIRDNLSNPSAAKTFLNDTEEAISSLEQFPYAHMERPGSELIGGSKKRQYFYRANYCLFYVVKEETKTVRVIRVTYSRRDLDRD; this is encoded by the coding sequence ATGAGTAATTACGCCGTCGAATTATCTGGGGATGCCCAAGATCAGATTTCCGAGATATATGGATACATCCGCGATAATCTTTCCAATCCCTCTGCCGCCAAAACATTTCTGAATGATACGGAGGAAGCCATATCCTCCTTGGAGCAGTTTCCATATGCACACATGGAAAGGCCTGGGTCTGAATTGATCGGCGGTTCAAAAAAGCGTCAGTATTTTTACCGTGCCAATTACTGTCTGTTCTATGTGGTCAAAGAGGAGACCAAGACGGTGAGAGTCATACGGGTGACTTATTCGCGCAGGGATCTTGATCGGGATTGA
- a CDS encoding transcriptional regulator TetR family, with product MANRKNAIIEATIRRISTQGDTFSTSQIAEDVGCSQALVFRYYRTKEGLMSACFDSICHELVTVLRSVETPDNPDTEKVNLYAISVWEAYCGYLASKSHTARAFMFFLNRGMRFPRGYRTPEDVIRKILGEAYGPIMKVYPDFVFVADYIIVFSYVAATGLFDVHDIDTGEIMEKLDRIMRYGILGYGRGE from the coding sequence ATGGCCAACAGGAAGAACGCGATAATCGAAGCTACCATACGCAGGATCTCCACCCAGGGAGACACGTTCTCCACCTCGCAGATCGCCGAGGACGTGGGATGCTCGCAGGCATTGGTATTCAGATACTACCGAACCAAAGAAGGCCTCATGTCGGCATGCTTCGACAGCATCTGCCATGAGCTCGTGACCGTTTTGAGAAGTGTCGAGACTCCCGACAATCCGGATACCGAGAAGGTCAATCTCTATGCGATTTCCGTGTGGGAGGCATACTGCGGATATCTGGCATCGAAGTCCCATACCGCGAGGGCCTTCATGTTCTTCTTGAACCGCGGGATGAGGTTCCCGAGAGGGTACCGGACGCCGGAGGATGTGATTAGGAAGATACTCGGGGAGGCCTACGGGCCCATCATGAAGGTGTACCCGGATTTCGTCTTCGTGGCCGATTACATCATAGTGTTCTCTTATGTGGCGGCCACGGGCCTGTTCGACGTGCACGATATCGATACCGGGGAGATCATGGAGAAACTCGACAGGATCATGAGATACGGTATCCTGGGATACGGAAGGGGCGAATGA
- a CDS encoding transposase IS605 OrfB family has product MKTLKVRIEPNSAQRKVIDHNIEANRYVFNALVTACKQVYNKTDKLPSVFDLNKLTTRMRNNSTFIGGAYSTTLLSTASQVVQACKKTLDTHKREGGTLTFEPYRFWMRGDHFPRYRMGGGSGSFTYPSTRDFAVVTEKRNGKKRRMLRLGKVPGLIRCYNQETRIDGKIKTCTVKRKDMGSHYEYYACITYEETPKPYKDPLKGPVGVDLGISNIAALSDGTKFPNDRIFSRMYKKVAKIQKQMSCALYGSEHYNKLQTKLNHTYGKIENHRKNNVETISAYIVKNHDFIGMENLSVKALRNKSENRFMTNGYNDASLGALIRRIKDKASSAGREIILVPPKDTSQLCSKCGSMVKKGLSIRVHECPHCGYTEDRDVNASRNVFQRALRLKIQGMGRPSLSRL; this is encoded by the coding sequence ATGAAGACGCTGAAGGTACGCATCGAACCGAATTCCGCTCAGAGGAAGGTGATTGATCACAATATCGAGGCGAACCGCTACGTCTTCAATGCTTTGGTGACCGCTTGCAAGCAGGTGTACAATAAAACCGACAAACTGCCTTCGGTGTTCGACCTGAACAAACTGACCACTAGAATGAGAAATAACTCCACTTTCATCGGCGGGGCGTATTCCACCACCCTCCTTTCCACGGCATCACAGGTCGTTCAGGCCTGCAAGAAAACTTTGGATACCCACAAGAGAGAAGGCGGGACGCTGACCTTCGAACCTTACAGGTTCTGGATGCGCGGTGACCACTTCCCCAGATACCGTATGGGAGGGGGTTCCGGCTCGTTCACGTACCCCAGTACTCGCGACTTCGCCGTCGTCACCGAGAAGCGCAACGGGAAGAAGAGGCGCATGCTGAGGCTGGGGAAGGTCCCTGGACTCATCAGGTGCTATAACCAGGAGACAAGGATCGACGGGAAGATCAAGACCTGCACGGTCAAACGGAAGGACATGGGCAGCCATTACGAGTACTATGCCTGCATAACCTATGAGGAGACACCCAAGCCGTACAAGGATCCTCTCAAGGGTCCCGTAGGAGTGGATCTGGGCATCTCCAACATCGCCGCCCTTTCCGACGGCACCAAATTCCCTAACGACCGCATTTTCAGCAGGATGTACAAGAAGGTCGCCAAAATCCAGAAGCAGATGAGCTGTGCCCTGTACGGCTCCGAGCATTACAATAAGTTACAAACTAAATTAAATCACACATACGGGAAGATAGAGAATCACAGGAAGAACAATGTGGAAACCATTTCGGCGTACATCGTGAAGAACCACGATTTCATCGGGATGGAGAATCTGTCGGTCAAGGCCCTGCGCAATAAATCGGAGAACAGGTTCATGACCAACGGATACAACGACGCATCATTGGGAGCACTAATCAGAAGGATAAAGGACAAGGCTTCGAGCGCCGGTCGCGAGATAATCCTTGTGCCTCCCAAGGATACGTCGCAGCTGTGCTCGAAATGCGGAAGCATGGTGAAGAAGGGTCTTAGCATAAGGGTGCATGAGTGCCCGCACTGCGGGTACACGGAGGACCGGGACGTGAATGCATCCCGCAACGTATTCCAACGTGCCCTCAGGCTGAAGATCCAAGGGATGGGCCGGCCATCCCTGTCCCGGCTCTAA